The sequence AGCTTTTAGAATAAGGGATAAACGGCACACGTTTAAAAAATAATTTAAGTGCTTGCCAATATATTAAAGTTAAAATTTTAAAAACCATTAAAGGTAATTTAATCCAATTTTTTATCAGGTTAACAGACGATAAAGGCTGTTTCATCAGTGCTAAATGTGCATCAAATGTCGGCTTGGTTTCACCTTCAAAATGATTAGCTATTGAAACAACAACTTTGTCCTTTGGCGTGGAAACGCGCCATTTGTACTTCATGTCTAATTGCATAAAAGGTGACACATGAAAGGTTTTTTTTGTCATATCACTTTTTAAAATATTAATTAGATAATAATGTCTTTCGTTCCAAGGAGTATTACTTACTTCAGCTAACATTAATTCGCATTCATCATTTTCGTTATAACAATAAAAGAAATTAACTGGGCTAAAATAGATACCTAAACAACGGCACTGGATCAACATATATACTTTTGAACCGTCCCAATTACCACCAAGAGCCTGTACTTTACTTGCGATACGTTGTTTTAGATCGCCTAGTTCATTTATTATGTAATCTTTTTGATTAAATTTAATTGGGCTAAATTTAGTTGTACCAAATATACTAAAGCGTTGAGATATCTGATTTATTTCATCAAGGTCAATACCAAACATAGACATTTTATATTTGAATTTATGTAACACAGGCGCAAAACGTCGATGTAATACATGGCCGCTAAAAATACCACTATTTAAAGTCATAAACTGACTCCAAAACGTTTGGCAACACTTAAAGCACTATGAACGCCATCTTCATGAAAGCCATTTCTCCAGTATGCACCAACAAAATGCGTGTGGTTCTTACCGCATATTTCATCTCGCCTTTTTTGTGCTGCAAAACTGGTACTGTTAAAAACAGGGTGATGATAGATGAACTTTGAAATTATTTTATCTTTATCAATTAACTGTGTTTGATTGAGTGTCACACAAAAAGTATCATCTGAGCAAATACCTTGTAATATGTTCATATTATAGGTGACGCAAGAAGGTTTATTGAGTCGTGCATCTTTGTCTTCATCTAATAAATAGTTCCAACTTGCCCATGCATTTTTTCTTTTCGGTAGTAAGTCGGTATCTGTATGTAGGACTACTTCATTAGGGGTATAGGCAATACTGGATAGAATATCTTTTTCTTGATCCGTTGGTGACTTTAGCAGTTTTAATGCTTCATCAGAATGACAAGCAAAAATAACTTCATCAAAATGAGACACTGCATTATCTTCAAAGTGGATCTCTATGCCATTATCAGTTCTATCTACATATTTAATTTTTGAATTGAGCACAATAGAATCTTTAAACTTCGCTATCATAGGTGTAATATATTTATATGAGCCACCAGTGATCACATACCATTGTGGTCTGTTAGTAATGTTTAATAAACCGTGATTGTAAAAAAACTGAATAAAAAACTGTAATGGGAAAACCAACATATCTTTTAGACTAGATGACCAGATTGCAGCGCCCATAGGCAAAATATAATTTTCGTTAAAGTTGTCAGAAAACTGATTCTCTTTTAAAAAGTCACCTAATGTTTCATCGCTGTCGATTTTGTTTTCATATAAACTGGTTGCGAGTTTGTTAAACTTTAAAATTTCTTTGATTAATAACCAAAACGAAGGTCTGAAAAGATTACGCCTTTGCGCAAATAAGGTATTTAAATCGTGGCCGTTATACTCTAATCCGTTGGCATTATTTTTTACGCTAAAACTCATTTGCGTTTCTTGCTTTGAAACACCTAATTTGTTGAGTAACTTTAAAAAGTTGGGATATGTTCTATCGTTGCAAACAATAAAACCAGTATCTATATTATAATCTTTATTATTGTATCTTATTGGTTTTGTCGCGGTATGTCCGCCAATATAATCGTTCTTTTCAAATACAGTTATTTCATGTTTTTGATTAATTAAATGTGCAGCAGTTAGGCCTGATATACCAGTGCCAATAATCGCTATTTTTGTCATTTTTGAATCATCCTTAACGCTAACT is a genomic window of Pseudoalteromonas sp. '520P1 No. 423' containing:
- a CDS encoding NAD(P)/FAD-dependent oxidoreductase produces the protein MTKIAIIGTGISGLTAAHLINQKHEITVFEKNDYIGGHTATKPIRYNNKDYNIDTGFIVCNDRTYPNFLKLLNKLGVSKQETQMSFSVKNNANGLEYNGHDLNTLFAQRRNLFRPSFWLLIKEILKFNKLATSLYENKIDSDETLGDFLKENQFSDNFNENYILPMGAAIWSSSLKDMLVFPLQFFIQFFYNHGLLNITNRPQWYVITGGSYKYITPMIAKFKDSIVLNSKIKYVDRTDNGIEIHFEDNAVSHFDEVIFACHSDEALKLLKSPTDQEKDILSSIAYTPNEVVLHTDTDLLPKRKNAWASWNYLLDEDKDARLNKPSCVTYNMNILQGICSDDTFCVTLNQTQLIDKDKIISKFIYHHPVFNSTSFAAQKRRDEICGKNHTHFVGAYWRNGFHEDGVHSALSVAKRFGVSL
- a CDS encoding DUF1365 domain-containing protein produces the protein MTLNSGIFSGHVLHRRFAPVLHKFKYKMSMFGIDLDEINQISQRFSIFGTTKFSPIKFNQKDYIINELGDLKQRIASKVQALGGNWDGSKVYMLIQCRCLGIYFSPVNFFYCYNENDECELMLAEVSNTPWNERHYYLINILKSDMTKKTFHVSPFMQLDMKYKWRVSTPKDKVVVSIANHFEGETKPTFDAHLALMKQPLSSVNLIKNWIKLPLMVFKILTLIYWQALKLFFKRVPFIPYSKS